A single window of Anomaloglossus baeobatrachus isolate aAnoBae1 chromosome 9, aAnoBae1.hap1, whole genome shotgun sequence DNA harbors:
- the LOC142250309 gene encoding proteasome subunit beta type-10-like has product MLPTGSRHDAPQGGFSFENCLRNNSIEANASALGLQPPKARKTGTTIAGVVYKDGVVLGADRRATDDMVVADKNCAKIHYISDNIYCCGAGVAADAEYVTNLLSSNLAMHAMSTGRPPRVCTATRILKQLLYRYRGHVGASIIIGGFDVKGPHINGVHPHGSTDNSLFTALGSGAHAAIAVLEDCYKPNMTVEVAKQLVTDSITAGILCDLGSGSGVDLCVITKGGAQVIRGYTQTETKGKRSSSYRYPRGTTAVLGETITRFDVVEENVQLMDVE; this is encoded by the exons ATGTTACCAACGGGCTCAAGACACGACGCCCCTCAAGGAGGGTTCAGCTTTGAGAACTGTCTCAG AAATAACTCCATAGAGGCAAATGCGTCTGCTCTTGGTCTCCAACCACCGAAGGCGCGTAAGACGGGGACCACCATTGCTGGGGTCGTCTATAAG GACGGTGTTGTCCTGGGAGCGGACAGAAGAGCCACCgatgacatggtggtggcagataAAAACTGCGCCAAGATCCACTACATCTCAGACAATATATA TTGCTGTGGAGCCGGCGTGGCTGCCGATGCTGAATATGTGACCAACCTTTTGTCCTCCAACTTGGCAATGCATGCGATGTCCACAGGAAGACCACCACGCGTGTGCACAGCAACCCGGATCCTGAAACAGCTGCTGTACAG ATATAGAGGGCACGTAGGAGCATCGATCATCATAGGGGGGTTTGATGTCAAAGGCCCCCATATTAATGGTGTCCACCCCCATGGATCCACCGACAACAGTCTCTTCACGGCTCTAG GATCCGGTGCACATGCGGCCATCGCCGTCTTGGAAGATTGCTACAAACCCAACATGACG GTGGAGGTGGCGAAGCAGCTGGTGACGGACTCCATAACAGCGGGCATCCTCTGTGACCTTGGATCCGGCAGTGGAGTGGATCTATGTGTCATTACAAAAGGAGGGGCGCAGGTCATACGAGGTTACACCCAGACGGAAACCAAGGGGAAAAG GTCATCTTCCTACCGTTACCCTCGGGGCACCACCGCCGTCCTGGGAGAAACCATAACTCGTTTTGATGTGGTGGAAGAAAACGTTCAACTAATGGACGTGGAATAA